The window TAGCGGTCATGATGGGTGCTCTCACTTGGGACTTTATGAAAAAAGCAAAAACTTCCCTCGGCATAAAAATTGCGGGCTTAATTTTTATTGTGAGCTTTGTCGCGATGGTTCCACTGAATATTCACCCAGGAATTGTCATTTCCATTTTACTTATTTTAGCTTTCGCATTACCTGTTAAAGGAGAAAAAGCATCATGACGTATTTCCATTTATTTTTAGCTTTTTTCTTCCCAAATATACTGGGATATGGTGGAGGACCATCTGCCATCCCTTTAATTGAGCACGAAGTTGTTACAAAATATGGCTGGATGACAAATTCAGAGTTTAGTGAATTATTAGCACTGGCTAATTCTTTACCTGGTCCAATAGCAACTAAAATGGCTGGCTATATTGGTTATTCTGTTGCAGGTGTTACAGGTAGTATTATTGCGCTCTTTGCGACGATTGCCCCTTCTCTAATTTTAATGCTTGTTTTATTAAATCTATTATATAAATATCGGCATTCTACTCGTGTAAAGCGCCTATCAAGCTTTGTATTACCGGCGATCGCTGTCCTGTTATTGACGCTTACGTTTGATTTTTTGAAAACATCATATAATTTAAACAATATCATCCCCACGGTGTTATTAGTTATTGGTAGTTATTTTGCATTAGAGAAATATAAAATTCACCCTGCTTTTGTTATTGTTACTGGGCTACTTATTGGTGGGTTTTTTCTTTAAATTTGATAAAAGTGAATTCTAATTCTAATAAAGTATGTCCTTATTAGGCTAGCTAAGCACATGAGCCGCACAGGTTTGTAGCACAAATCTGTACGGCTCATGTGCTCCGTGCAAGGCCAG is drawn from Solibacillus sp. R5-41 and contains these coding sequences:
- a CDS encoding chromate transporter encodes the protein MTYFHLFLAFFFPNILGYGGGPSAIPLIEHEVVTKYGWMTNSEFSELLALANSLPGPIATKMAGYIGYSVAGVTGSIIALFATIAPSLILMLVLLNLLYKYRHSTRVKRLSSFVLPAIAVLLLTLTFDFLKTSYNLNNIIPTVLLVIGSYFALEKYKIHPAFVIVTGLLIGGFFL